The genomic region GAAGGCGATCATCTGCGGCAGGGCCTCGGCGGTGTGCCAGCCCCGGCCGTTGGCGTGCATGATGATGATTGAGCCGTTGCGGGCGCCCCGCTGCACCTCCTTGAGGATGGCGGCGGCATCCATCCCCGGGTCGGGGTCGCCGGTGACGACGTCCCACTGGATGATTCGCACTCCCCGGACGGTAGCGGCCTGCAGGGTCGCCGGGGTATGGGTGCCGAAGGGGAGGCGGAAGAGCCGGCTGCTCCGACCGGCAACGCGGATCAGCTCCGCCTCGGTCCGATC from Desulfuromonadales bacterium harbors:
- a CDS encoding polysaccharide deacetylase family protein translates to TFFAGGDWLRSHPEEARRLAANPRFELGNHSWGHPDLRRLSAGEIAVEIDRTEAELIRVAGRSSRLFRLPFGTHTPATLQAATVRGVRIIQWDVVTGDPDPGMDAAAILKEVQRGARNGSIIIMHANGRGWHTAEALPQMIAFLRGRGFELVTVSELLGPAPSSPAEGD